The following nucleotide sequence is from Pseudobutyrivibrio ruminis HUN009.
CATATACATCATCTATGCTTTCTTTTATGCTTCAAAACATAAACATTCCGGTTGTAATTACTGGCTCACAGCTTTCTATTACAAACCCTATAGCAGATGCTATGGAAAACCTGCGTTGTGCCATTCATATGGCAGCAAGTGGCAGAGCAGGAGTGTTTGTTGCATTCAATAGAAAGGTTATGCTTGGATGCAGAGCATCAAAGGTTCGTTCCCTTAGCTTTGATGCTTTCGAGAGCATCAACTATCCAAATGTAGCTGAAATCAGCTCCCTTGGAATGAATATTGACGATAGCACAATACCTGTTAGAAACGGTGTATTCCATTTGGAAAACAATTATTCTACAGAAGTTTGTATGCTGAAAATGTTCCCAGGCATTCATAGAAGCCTTGTTGAATCAATCGCTGCGCAGGGATATAAGGGACTTTACATTGAGGCATTTGGAATTGGTGGCATGCCATTTTTGAAGCATGATTTTATCAGCACAATCGAGAAGGTTATTGCTGATGGTATGACTGTTGTAGTTGGTACTCAGTGTAGATACGAAGGCTCAAAGATGGATGTTTACGAGACTGGTAAGAGAGCTCTCGAAAGCGGAGTACTCCAGGCTCAGGATATGACAAGTGAAGCGGCCCTTACAAAGCTTATGTGGATTCTTGGTAAGACGAGCAATCCATCTGAAATAAAGGATTATTTTTCTTTAAATATTGCCGGTGAGCTTAAAAATTATTAGGAGATTTTTTAATGAATCTATTTGATATTATTGGACCGGTTATGGTAGGTCCTTCCAGCTCTCATACAGCAGGAGCAGCCAAAATTGGAAATGTTTGTAATAAACTAATGGCAGAAAAAATCGAAAGTGCAGAGATTTTTTTGCATGGTTCTTTTGCAGAAACAGGCAAAGGTCATGGTACTGATAAAGCCATAGTAGGTGGCCTGTTAGGTATGGCTTGTGACGATGAAAGGTTACCAGAAAGCTTTGATGTAGCACAGGAGATGGGCTTTAAATTCACAATTCAGGCAGCTGATTTAGGTGATGTTCACCCTAACACTGCAAAGGTAATCATGCATGGCGTTTCAGGTCATAGCCTGGAAGTAGTTGCATCATCCATCGGTGGTGGACGTATTCAGGTAGTTATGCTTGATGGAGTGAAGGCCAACTTCTCCGGAGAAAGCCCTACACTTATAGTTCATAATGTTGATAAGCCAGGATACATTACTGAGGTTACAAGACTTCTTGGTATAGAACATATTAATATTGCCACTATGCAGCTCTATCGTAAAAAGCGTGGTGGAGAAGCTGTTATGGTAATTGAGTGTGATGAATGTGTACCAGATAGCACAATCAAAGAATTAGAAAAACTAGAAGGTATTATGAAGGTTTCATATTACTGTCCAGAGTAGAGGATTATAGATGTTTGATTCAGTAGAAGAGATTTGTAAATTAGAAGAGAATAGCGGAGTTTCTTTCTGGAAGATAGTTCAGCAGGACGATTACAAAGAACGCGCAGTTTCAGAGGAAGAATCCTTTGAAAATATGAAGCGCATGTACACAGCAATGAAGGAGTCTGCCCTTAATTACGACAAGACAGTGAAAAGCAACAGCGGCTTAGTAGGCGGTGAGGCAGGTCTTCTTAGAGAATACCTTGACAGTGGTAATGCTTTAGTTGGAGATTTTGCAGGCCGTGTTATGGAATTAGCTCTTCGTGTTGCTGAGGGTAATGCATGTATGAAACGAATTGTTGCTGCACCTACAGCCGGTTCATGTGGAGTTGTTCCAGCAGTATTTATAGCAGCCCAGGAGAAATTAGGACTTACTGATGAAAAGATGACAGAGGCTCTTTTTGTAGCAGCAGGAGTTGGTGAGGTAATAGCAGCTAGAGCATCACTTGCCGGTGCTGAAGGTGGCTGTCAGGCGGAAATCGGAGCAGCCAGCTCAATGGCAGCAGCAGGACTTGTATATCTTCAGGGAGGTAATGGCAGAAAGAGTGCTAATGCGGCAGCACTTGCTCTAAAAAACCTTCTTGGTCTTGCATGCGATCCTGTAGCAGGCCTGGTAGAGGTTCCATGTGTTAAACGAAATGTTTGTGGTGCTATGAATGCAGTTACATCAGCAGAGCTTACTATGGCTGGTATTGAAAGTCGAATTCCTGCAGATGAAGTGTTTGATGCCATGAGCGCTGTTGGAAAGGATATGAATCCTAATATAAAGGAAACTGGTAAAGGTGGAGTCGCTGGAACAGTAACTGGACAGAAAATTAAGGATGCTTTAACACATTAAATTAAACTACTATGTGGAAGGAGTAGCTAACATGGGTAATCAAATGCAAGGTCTTTATGACCCATCTTTTCAGATTACGAGTCAGCCCTCCAAGACGTAGAGTAAAACAGCTACCCCAGGCCACCCCAACGGGGGCCAGAGCCCCAGGGAGCCAGGGTATCATTGGAGCAGATTTATAGATTATCTTAATGTGTAAAGTCGCCCATATGTAGGTGTACTTACGAAGCTTTTACTATTCGAAGGTAATGTATGGGTGGGACGGACAATGTAGTTTATATAATCATCTAGTCTTAACTAGTCTTTGTATTATTACTTTTGCTACTTCGCTCACCAAGAAAAAATAAAAAAGAGATATTTGTATAAATTGGCACCGTGGCACATTCAACGTCCTGTTTCAAGTGACCACTGCTGCCGCCGTCCTAGCGGCAGCTGCCAATTCATATCAAATATCTCTTTTTATTTTTCTAAGTTCACTCCAAAGCAAATAGTAATAAATACAAAGCTAGTTTAAGACTGATGATTACTAAGTGTAGTGTTTGTCCGTCTCCACCCATACCTTATCGATAGAATTGTAAAACTTTGTAAGAACACCTACTAATAAATATGGGCGACTACACATTTAGATAATCATAAATCTGCGACGTACCCTGGCGCCCTGGGGCTCTGGACCACGTTGGGGTGGCCTGGGGGTATCTATGTTTTACTTAGTCTTTTGGTTTTCGGCAAGCTTCATGGCGCGGACCTTAAGTGGGAGGCCCCAAAGTGTGATGAAGCCTTCGGCGTCGTGGTGATCGTAAAGGTCGCCAGTTGTGAAGGATGCAAGTGACTCTGAGTATAGAGAGTATGGAGAAGTTGTTCCGGCCTTGATGATGTTGCCTTTGTAGAGCTTGAACTTAACTTCGCCTGTTACGTATTCTTGTGTTGATTTTACGAATGCCTGGATGGCGTCGCAAAGAGGTGTGAACCATTTGCCTTCGTAGCATACCTGTGCAAGCTTGGCACCCATTTCTTTTTTCATTTCCATTGTCGCGCGGTCGAGACAAAGCTCTTCAAGCTGAGCGTGTGCCTCCATGAGGATAGTGCCGCCTGGTGTCTCATATACGCCACGAGATTTCATACCTACAACACGGTTTTCTACTATATCTACAATACCAACCCCGTTTCTACCACCAATTTCATTTAATTCTTTGATGATATCTGATACCTTCATTTTCTTTCCATTTACTGATGCTGGAACACCCTTTTCGAATGTCATTGTGACATATTCTGGCTTGTCTGGAGCCTTCTCAGGTGGAGTAGTGAGCATTAAAAGATGATCGTAGTTTGGCTCCTTAGATGGATCTTCAAGCTCAAGTCCTTCGTGGCTGATGTGCCAGAGATTTCTGTCACGGCTGTAAGACTGGTCTGTAGAGAATGGAAGATTAATGCCGTGAGCCTTACAGTAGTCGATTTCATCCTGACGAGACTGAAGCTTCCACTTATCACTTCTCCATGGAGCAATTACTTTGATGTCTGGTGCAAGGGCTTTGATGCCAAGCTCGAAACGAATTTGATCGTTTCCTTTTCCTGTAGCACCATGGCAGATTGCAACAGCACCTTCTTTTCTAGCAATTTCTACAAGCTTTGCAGCAATACCTGGACGAGCCATAGCAGTTCCAAGTAAGTATTTGTTTTCGTAAATAGCACCTGCCTGTACACAAGGTATGATGTAGTTGTCGCAGAAATCGTCAACAATATCTTCTATATATAATTTAGAAGCGCCAGATGCTTTTGCTCTTTCTGAAAGGCCATCCAATTCCTCGCCCTGTCCGCAATCGATACAGCAGCAGATTACTTCGTATCCATAGTTTTCCTTAAGCCATGGAATGATAGCTGTGGTATCAAGACCACCTGAATATGCAAGTACAACTTTTTCCTGTGCCATAATGTATATCTCCTTTTGAATTTATTGTTCTATAGTCTGAAAATACTGTACTACAATAAAGTAATAAATTCAAGGGTTATTTATACATGAAAAAAGCATAAAAATAAATTTAGTTAATTTTAACGTTGAAATACCGAAATAATTAATGTATATTTATGCAATATTAATTCATATTTTTACGCTACAACACTTTACTTCGTGAAAGTAAAGTTATACAATGAATGCAGTTGTACAAAAATAACAGAGAAGGAAATGCATAATTATGATTAAAGTAGGTATTATCGGTGCTACAGGATATGCTGGAGCAGAAATAGTAAGAATTCTATATAGTCATCCAGAGGCTGAAATCGTATGGTATGGTTCACGTTCATATGTGGATGAGAGATTTGCTTCTATATATAAGAACATGTTCACTTTGGTGGAAGATAAATGCTTGGATGATAATATTCTTGAGCTTTCAAAGCAAGTAGATGTTATTTTTACAGCAACCCCTCAGGGATATTTAGCAGGTGTTCTTACAGAAGAAATTCTTAGCAATTGTAAAGTAATCGATTTATCTGCTGATTATCGTATTAAGGATGTTGCTACATATGAAAAGTGGTATGGCATTGAGCACAAGAGCCCTCAGTTTATTGAGGAAGCAGTATACGGATTATGCGAAATCAATAGAGATAAGGAAGTAGGAGCAAGACTTATTGCAAATCCTGGTTGCTACACAACATGCTCGATACTTACAGCTTATCCACTTGTAAAGGCAGGTCTTATTGATCCTACATCAATTATTATTGATGCAAAGTCAGGAACCAGTGGTGCAGGCAGAGGAGCAAAGCTTCCTAATCTATATTGCGAGGTAAATGAAAGCATTAAGGCATATGGAGTTACATCACATCGCCACACACCTGAAATCGAAGAACAGCTTGGTTATGCATGTGGGCAGGAGATTATGATTAATTTCACACCACACCTTGTTCCTATGAATAGAGGCATTCTTGTTACAGAATATGCAACTCTTATTAAAAAGGACGGGAAGCTTCCTACAGAAGAGCAGGTTATGAAGGCTTATCACGACATGTATGATGATGAGTTCTTTGTGAGAGTTCTTGAATATGGCGAGTGTCCTGAAACAAAGTGGGTTGAAGGAAGTAATTTTGTAGATGTTAGCTGCAAGATTGATGAAAGAACAGGCCGAATCGTTATGATGGGTGCTCTTGATAATCTTGTTAAGGGCGCTGCAGGGCAGGCTGTTCAGAACATGAATATTATTTTTGGTTTAGATGAAAAGATGGGACTTGATTTTGCACCAATGTTCCCATAGGTAATAGGGGTAGTAAGTATGGTTGTACAGGAAAATTTTAAGATCTCAATGGATTTAGGTGTATATACAGAGTATCAAATTCGCACCATGGAAGAGTCTGATTATAAAGAGGTTTATGAACTTTGGACAACAATTCATGGATTTGCAATGCGAAGCCTGGATGATTCAAAAGATGGAATCTTAAAGTTCATAAAAAGGAATCCAAATACATCTGTAGTGGCGGTGGTTGATGGCAAAATAGTTGGTTCTATTCTTGCTGGACATGATGGTCGCCATGGAAGCTTTTATCATGTTTGTGTTCATGAGGATTATCGCAAACACGGTATAGGAAAAGCTATGGTTACATCGGCAATGGTTCGTCTGAAAAACGAAGGAATCAATAAGGTTCAGCTGGTTGCCTTTTCTGGAAATGAAATTGGAAATCATTTTTGGCATGCAGAGGGATGGAGAGAGCGCGGAGATTACAACACATACGATTTCGTTTTAAATGACGAGAATATAATCAAATTTAATAGTTAAGGAGTACATATAATGAAGGTTATAGATGGTGGCATAACAGCGGCACAAGGTTTTGAGGCAGCAAGCACAGCAGCAGGGATTAAATATCAGGGACGTACTGACATGGCAATGGTTTATTCAAAGGTGCCATGTGTATCTGCTGGAACATTCACAACTAATGTGGTTAAGGCAGCTTGCGTCCAGTGGGATATGAAAATTGTAAAATCTGACAAGCCAGTTCAGGCTGTAGTTATAAATTCAGGTATTGCAAATGCCTGTACAGGTCAGGAAGGCTTTAATGCATGTGAAGCTACAGCAAGAGGTGTTCAGGAGGTCCTTGGTGTACCTTACGATACTGTAGCAGTGGCATCTACTGGTGTAATCGGAATGCAGCTTCCTGTTGATAAGCTTGTGGCTGGGGTAAAAGCTATGGCACCAAAGCTTGATGGAAGTGTAAATGCAGGAACAGAAGCATCAAAGGCAATCATGACTACTGATACTGTAAATAAGGAGATTGCAGTTTCATTTGAGATAGATGGTGTGGAAGTAAAGCTTGGCGGAATGAGCAAAGGCTCAGGAATGATTCATCCTAATATGTGTACAATGCTTGCTTTCCTTGGCACAGATCTTGATATTGAAAAGGAGCTTCTGCAGGAAGCAGTCAGCGATGTGGTTGCAGATAGCTTTAACATGATTACAGTTGATGGAGACACATCCACAAATGATACACTTATCTGCATGGCAAATGGCTTGGCCGGCAACAAGAAAATCATTGATAAAGGTAAGGACTACGAGACATTCAAAGAAGCACTTTCATATGTTTGTACTAGTCTTGCTAAAACAATGGCTGCCGATGGAGAGGGAGCAAGCAAATTATTTGAAGCAACCATCGTAAATGCCAAGTCGAAAGAAGATGCAAAGACATTGGCACGTGCGATAGTTGGTTCAAATCTTTCAAAAGCTGCAATCTTTGGATGTGATGCAAACTTTGGTCGTTTCCTTTGTGCAATGGGATATTCTGGAGCAGACTTTGACCAGAATGACGTGGAGCTTTTCTTTAAGAGTGCAAATGGAGAGTTAAAGGTTTTTGATAAGGGAACACCTATTGTATTTGATGAGGAAGAGGCCCTTAAAATTATGAAAGCTGATGCTGTTACAGTATTTGTAGATATGCATGAAGGTGATGCAGAGGCTACAGCATGGGGCTGTGATTTGACCTATGATTACGTAAAGATTAATGCAGATTATCGCTCATAATAAAAACTGGGAGGACAACACAATGGACAAGAGCATGTTAGCTGTTATGGACAAGGCAGAGGTTTTAATTGAAGCATTACCATATATTCAGCGTTTTAATCGAAAGATAATTGTTGTTAAATATGGCGGAAGTGCCATGATTGACGAAGAGCTCAAAAAGCAGGTTATTCAGGATGTTACTTTGCTTAAGCTTGTTGGATTCAAGCCAATCATCGTTCACGGTGGTGGTAAGGAAATCAGCCGTTGGGTTGAAAAGACAGGAATGGAGCCCGAATTTATTAATGGTCTTCGTAAAACAGATGAAGCCACAATGGAAATTGCAGAGATGGTTTTAAACAAGGTTAACAAATCACTTGTTCAGAACGTCCAATCCCTGGGAGTAAATGCAGTTGGTGTATCAGGAAAGGACGGCGGCCTTTTGAAGGTTCAGAAGAAGCTTTCTGATGGCCAGGATATTGGTTTTGTAGGAGAAATCACTGAGGTGAATCCAAAGATAATTATGGATTTACTTGAAAATGATTTTCTCCCAATCGTTTGTCCTATTGGAATGGATGAGAACTTTGTTACTTACAATATCAACGCAGATGATGCTGCATGTGCTATCGCAAAAGCGGTAAATGCCGAGAAGCTTGCTTTTCTTACAGATATTGAAGGAGTTTATAAGGATAAGGATGATCCAGATTCACTAATTTCTGAGCTGACTGTTGAGGAAGCCAAGGACTTGATTGGTGATGGATATATTGGCGGAGGAATGCTTCCAAAGCTTAACAATTGCATCGAAGCTATTGAACAGGGAGTTAGTCGTGTGCATATTTTGGATGGAAGAATAGCACATTGTCTTCTTCTTGAAATCTTTACTAACAAGGGAATTGGAACAGCTATTATTGGAGATAAGGATACGAGGTATTACAATGAATAAGAAGGAATATATAGAGGCAGCAGATAATTGTTTATTACATGTATATAATAGATTTCCAGTTATATTTGATTATGGAAAAGGCGTGTTTTTATATGATGAGCTAGATGAGAAATATTTGGATTTCGCATCTGGAATAGGTGTTATGGCTTTTGGATATGGTAATGAAGATTATGAGGCTGCTCTTACAACTCAATTAAAACGCATTACGCATACATCAAACCTCTATTATCATGTACCTATGATAGAGGCAGCACAAAAGCTTACAAAGGCATCTGGAATGGATAAGGTTTTCTTTACAAATTCAGGGGCTGAAGCTATAGAAGGTGCTTTAAAAACTGCAAAGAAATACGCATATACGAAGAAAGGACCGGGGGATTATGAAATCATTGCCATGGAAAACTCATTC
It contains:
- a CDS encoding GNAT family N-acetyltransferase translates to MVVQENFKISMDLGVYTEYQIRTMEESDYKEVYELWTTIHGFAMRSLDDSKDGILKFIKRNPNTSVVAVVDGKIVGSILAGHDGRHGSFYHVCVHEDYRKHGIGKAMVTSAMVRLKNEGINKVQLVAFSGNEIGNHFWHAEGWRERGDYNTYDFVLNDENIIKFNS
- the sdaAB gene encoding L-serine ammonia-lyase, iron-sulfur-dependent subunit beta, whose product is MNLFDIIGPVMVGPSSSHTAGAAKIGNVCNKLMAEKIESAEIFLHGSFAETGKGHGTDKAIVGGLLGMACDDERLPESFDVAQEMGFKFTIQAADLGDVHPNTAKVIMHGVSGHSLEVVASSIGGGRIQVVMLDGVKANFSGESPTLIVHNVDKPGYITEVTRLLGIEHINIATMQLYRKKRGGEAVMVIECDECVPDSTIKELEKLEGIMKVSYYCPE
- the argC gene encoding N-acetyl-gamma-glutamyl-phosphate reductase → MIKVGIIGATGYAGAEIVRILYSHPEAEIVWYGSRSYVDERFASIYKNMFTLVEDKCLDDNILELSKQVDVIFTATPQGYLAGVLTEEILSNCKVIDLSADYRIKDVATYEKWYGIEHKSPQFIEEAVYGLCEINRDKEVGARLIANPGCYTTCSILTAYPLVKAGLIDPTSIIIDAKSGTSGAGRGAKLPNLYCEVNESIKAYGVTSHRHTPEIEEQLGYACGQEIMINFTPHLVPMNRGILVTEYATLIKKDGKLPTEEQVMKAYHDMYDDEFFVRVLEYGECPETKWVEGSNFVDVSCKIDERTGRIVMMGALDNLVKGAAGQAVQNMNIIFGLDEKMGLDFAPMFP
- the argJ gene encoding bifunctional ornithine acetyltransferase/N-acetylglutamate synthase: MKVIDGGITAAQGFEAASTAAGIKYQGRTDMAMVYSKVPCVSAGTFTTNVVKAACVQWDMKIVKSDKPVQAVVINSGIANACTGQEGFNACEATARGVQEVLGVPYDTVAVASTGVIGMQLPVDKLVAGVKAMAPKLDGSVNAGTEASKAIMTTDTVNKEIAVSFEIDGVEVKLGGMSKGSGMIHPNMCTMLAFLGTDLDIEKELLQEAVSDVVADSFNMITVDGDTSTNDTLICMANGLAGNKKIIDKGKDYETFKEALSYVCTSLAKTMAADGEGASKLFEATIVNAKSKEDAKTLARAIVGSNLSKAAIFGCDANFGRFLCAMGYSGADFDQNDVELFFKSANGELKVFDKGTPIVFDEEEALKIMKADAVTVFVDMHEGDAEATAWGCDLTYDYVKINADYRS
- the argB gene encoding acetylglutamate kinase, yielding MDKSMLAVMDKAEVLIEALPYIQRFNRKIIVVKYGGSAMIDEELKKQVIQDVTLLKLVGFKPIIVHGGGKEISRWVEKTGMEPEFINGLRKTDEATMEIAEMVLNKVNKSLVQNVQSLGVNAVGVSGKDGGLLKVQKKLSDGQDIGFVGEITEVNPKIIMDLLENDFLPIVCPIGMDENFVTYNINADDAACAIAKAVNAEKLAFLTDIEGVYKDKDDPDSLISELTVEEAKDLIGDGYIGGGMLPKLNNCIEAIEQGVSRVHILDGRIAHCLLLEIFTNKGIGTAIIGDKDTRYYNE
- the sdaAA gene encoding L-serine ammonia-lyase, iron-sulfur-dependent, subunit alpha — encoded protein: MFDSVEEICKLEENSGVSFWKIVQQDDYKERAVSEEESFENMKRMYTAMKESALNYDKTVKSNSGLVGGEAGLLREYLDSGNALVGDFAGRVMELALRVAEGNACMKRIVAAPTAGSCGVVPAVFIAAQEKLGLTDEKMTEALFVAAGVGEVIAARASLAGAEGGCQAEIGAASSMAAAGLVYLQGGNGRKSANAAALALKNLLGLACDPVAGLVEVPCVKRNVCGAMNAVTSAELTMAGIESRIPADEVFDAMSAVGKDMNPNIKETGKGGVAGTVTGQKIKDALTH
- a CDS encoding argininosuccinate synthase — encoded protein: MAQEKVVLAYSGGLDTTAIIPWLKENYGYEVICCCIDCGQGEELDGLSERAKASGASKLYIEDIVDDFCDNYIIPCVQAGAIYENKYLLGTAMARPGIAAKLVEIARKEGAVAICHGATGKGNDQIRFELGIKALAPDIKVIAPWRSDKWKLQSRQDEIDYCKAHGINLPFSTDQSYSRDRNLWHISHEGLELEDPSKEPNYDHLLMLTTPPEKAPDKPEYVTMTFEKGVPASVNGKKMKVSDIIKELNEIGGRNGVGIVDIVENRVVGMKSRGVYETPGGTILMEAHAQLEELCLDRATMEMKKEMGAKLAQVCYEGKWFTPLCDAIQAFVKSTQEYVTGEVKFKLYKGNIIKAGTTSPYSLYSESLASFTTGDLYDHHDAEGFITLWGLPLKVRAMKLAENQKTK
- a CDS encoding asparaginase, which gives rise to MSRNILIINTGGTLSSVMKESGLAPGLSTQDMKRELHVVSGDINFEIEDFMAVDSANIFPEDWSKLAEHIGKLRNDYDGIVVIHGTDTLAYTSSMLSFMLQNINIPVVITGSQLSITNPIADAMENLRCAIHMAASGRAGVFVAFNRKVMLGCRASKVRSLSFDAFESINYPNVAEISSLGMNIDDSTIPVRNGVFHLENNYSTEVCMLKMFPGIHRSLVESIAAQGYKGLYIEAFGIGGMPFLKHDFISTIEKVIADGMTVVVGTQCRYEGSKMDVYETGKRALESGVLQAQDMTSEAALTKLMWILGKTSNPSEIKDYFSLNIAGELKNY